From one Humulus lupulus chromosome 8, drHumLupu1.1, whole genome shotgun sequence genomic stretch:
- the LOC133796785 gene encoding uncharacterized protein LOC133796785, producing the protein MGLTGFFLLCVLHSSIALTCGVLMMFYANEFAVFGHGRETAIKLQGSTQRDQLLIQTSDSFSGLLLFAIGFILLMVAFVKDREFQSFFAKGCVLLHIAMAIWRVYFERKLEDLARDWPRQVVGDITLAFSWIFLLVYSWREKYD; encoded by the coding sequence atgggtttaactGGGTTTTTTCTCCTATGTGTTCTCCACTCTTCGATAGCTCTGACTTGTGGAGTTTTGATGATGTTCTATGCAAACGAGTTCGCTGTGTTTGGCCATGGAAGAGAGACTGCTATAAAGCTTCAAGGGTCAACCCAACGAGATCAGCTTTTGATCCAAACCTCTGATTCATTTTCGGGTTTGCTTCTATTTGCTATTGGGTTCATACTGTTAATGGTGGCTTTTGTTAAAGACAGAGAGTTTCAAAGTTTCTTTGCTAAAGGGTGTGTTTTGCTTCACATTGCCATGGCCATCTGGAGAGTCTACTTTGAGAGAAAACTTGAAGACCTTGCTCGTGATTGGCCCAGGCAGGTTGTTGGAGATATTACACTAGCCTTTTCATGGATTTTTCTACTTGTTTACTCATGGAGAGAAAAATATGATTAG